From Streptomyces sp. TLI_235, a single genomic window includes:
- a CDS encoding putative phage-associated protein, which produces MANVKDVAAYILGKHGPMSAMKLQKLCFFAYGYHLVWEDRSLFPERFQAWANGPVAPELYAMHRGRFQLSAGEINGDPSALDPGEAESVDLVLDAFIGYSAHELSAMTHREGPWVVARERAGVADLDRSREPLLDEDMEDFFGALVNRSAN; this is translated from the coding sequence ATGGCCAACGTGAAGGACGTCGCGGCGTACATTCTCGGCAAGCACGGGCCCATGTCCGCCATGAAGCTGCAGAAGCTGTGCTTCTTCGCCTACGGCTACCACCTCGTCTGGGAAGACCGCAGTCTGTTCCCCGAGCGGTTCCAAGCCTGGGCAAACGGGCCCGTCGCCCCCGAGCTGTACGCCATGCATCGCGGCCGCTTCCAGCTGAGCGCCGGCGAAATCAACGGAGACCCCTCGGCGCTCGACCCCGGCGAGGCCGAGTCCGTCGACCTGGTCCTCGACGCGTTCATCGGCTACTCGGCCCACGAGCTGTCCGCGATGACCCACCGCGAGGGCCCCTGGGTCGTCGCCCGCGAGCGAGCCGGCGTCGCCGACCTCGACCGGAGCAGGGAACCCCTCCTCGATGAGGACATGGAAGACTTCTTCGGCGCGCTGGTGAACCGCAGCGCCAACTGA